Genomic window (Zymoseptoria tritici IPO323 chromosome 1, whole genome shotgun sequence):
TCCCTCGAGAGGTCAACAAAGACACCTTTCAGTACGCTCACGGTCTGACACCGCCGATGCACTGGGTGCGCAAGCGCCGCTTCCGCAAACGCCTCAACTACACCCAAGTCCAAAacgtggaagaagaagtcgccaAATTGCTCGAGCAGGATGCACAATGGGAACTAGGTGGCGGCAAAGTCGTCAGCGAAACTCTTTCCCGCATGGAAATGGAACGCTCGCAAGAACCACAAGACTACGacttcgaagacgacgaagatgcagaaggcgaagctgTCGATACAGTCGAGACGGACCAATACGATATGGAGGTGGAAGACGACGAACCCGACGAAGACCTCGAAGCCAACCTCCAAGCCAtgttcgacgacgaagaagacgctcCTGTCGCGGACCTCATACCGGAGTCTCCCGCTCCACTCGCTGATCAAGCCGCCTCCCGCGCCGCCGTGGAGTCCGCCATGCCCTCCGAAGCAGCGACGCCAATCAGCACGCCCGCAGGCGAAGCGGCGCAGACTTCCGCctcggacgacgacgaagaagacgggTCGGATGAGGattccgacgacgacgacgacgcggaCTCGATGGATGCTGTGGACGAGGATGCGCTGGCGAAAGCGGCTGAGAAGGCGCAgcagatggaggaggtggcggatttggagagggaggtggagagggcaAGGCAGAAAGTCAAGGCGATGACGAACCAGTTGTTGAGGCAGAGGGAGGTGCAGAAGTtggcggcgttggaggaggatttgaggGTGAAGAAGGGTGTGTTTGGATTGGACGATGGGGAGGATAGTGAGGAGGgttgaggatgagggtgATGTTGATCGTGTCGCATATGCGCCCAGACGCTGCAGTTCCATTTTCTATCAGACGAAGACAATCTCCCATCTAGGAGCTCTACGCTCAAATCCAACCATAGACGCGCCCAAAGAACTCTCATCTAACAGTCCTCACGGACCTCACACGGCTCTGCCGCCCAACACCAAGGTATATATCTATCTACGCATGCCCGTTTCCATTCCCATTCGCAGCACCATTCCCATTCTGCCCACCAACCACGACCTTCTCCAGCGCCTGCTGCACATCCCTCACCAAATCCTCCGCATCCTCCACACCACACGAGAGCCTTACCAAATTATCAAACACGCCCGCTGCCTCCCTCTGCTCCTTTGGAATGCCCATATGCGTCATACTCGCGGGCACCTCGACCAGACTCTCCACTCCACCCAGACTCTCCGCCAACGTGAAAAGCTGCGTCGCCTCGCAGAACCGGTTCGCGGCTTCCTGGCCTCCCTTGATGCGGAAGGAGAGCATGCCACCGCCCAGGCCGTCGCGGTGTTGCTTGATGGCGATCTTGCGCTGCTTGTGGGATGCCAGACCGGGATAGTTGACCGCTTCGACGAAGGCGGAGGCTTCGAGAGCTGTGGCGACGGCGAGTGCGTTTTTCGAGGCTTCCCGCGcacggaggtggagggtttTGATGCCGCGGTGGGCGAGCCAGCAGTCGAAGGGTGAGGGCACAGCGCCAATGGCGTTCTGGAGGAACTTTAGACGCTCGTGAATCTCGTCCGAGTTGAAGGCTGCACAACCCATGAGGACGTCCGAGTGGCCGTTGATGTATTTCGTGACGGAgtggacgacgatgtcggCGCCGTGGGAGAGGGGGTTCTGCACGTAGGGTGACATGAAGGTgttgtcgacgacgactttgaTTCCCGAGCGGTGGGCGATGTCGGCGATGGCGCGGATGTcggtgagggagagggtgggGTTGGATGGCGATTCGATCCAGACGAGTTTTGTGTCTGGGGTGATGAGCGACTCGATGTCGAGTTCGATGGAGGGTGTGAAGGTCACGCGGACGCCGTGGGCGGAGGCGACCTTGGTGAAGTATCGGTGAGTGCCGCCGTAGACGTCGGAGACGGAGACGACATGGCTGCCGGccgcgagggagaggaggatcgtTGCTGTGGTGGCGGAACCGGAGGCGAATGCCAAGGCATATTTGGCCTTTTCGAGAGCGGCGATGGATGTTTCAAAGTTCTCACGGTTGGGGTTGGAAGAGCGGACGTATTCGTGGGCGCCGACGGGTTTACCGACGGAGGTCTGAGCGAATGTGGTGCTGAGTGATATGGACTCGATCACAGCACCAGTGGAGGGGTCGTGGGGCGATCCAGCGTGGACGGCGAGGGTCGCAAAGTTGTGGACTGGAGAGGGAGCTCGCGGAGGAGTCTCGATCGAAGAGTCGGTCATGACGGGCACGATTCTATCGGCGTGTGGTGACATTGTGGCGAGGAAAtgagaagaatatgtcgaCGCGGTCGTGAGGATGTTTCTTGTGTTGTCGAGGGAGACTTTTTTGTGAAGAGACAGGGTTCAGGTGGGGTTTGGACCGAGCGGCACAAACAGTCCCTGAGATGCTCGTGGAGTCGGAAGAGAACAAATGTCGGCAGAAGGACTGCAGTCCTTATATGTCTGGTTTTCTTGGTGAGCGGTGATGATCGAACGAAGTCACAAGACGAGAAATATCCGGCGGCAAAGGCGGTGACTTGAAGTAATCGGAAGAATGAAATGATGCGATCGTCCACACGTTGCAGCAAGAAGATGCACGACTGAAGCTTGGTAATGGCGTGCTTGGAACGCGGGCAAGGGTTTAGACTTTCACACTCTATTCAACCTTGTCCTTCTTTAAACCTTCCATGTCACCTGTTTGGTTCGCCCAAAAACCGCACAAAGATACCACTTCAGCCTCATTCTCGTGTTCCTGCATCTTCACCCTCGCGGTTCCTTTTCCGTTTCTCATGCGGTACCACCACTGTACTCGGACCTGCAAGGCACCACATGGCTGATGCAAAGGCGTGATTCGCAGGCGAGTCCTTGATGATCGAAGCGAGTGCTCCCATGCGCGAAACACTTCCACTCGTCGGAGCACTTCACGGAGGCTGCCGTATCTACGGCGGCGACGTTTCATCATGTTTGGAGCGCTGACAATCCGCTGTGCTCACCTTGTGCCTTCCCAGTagcagcagccgcagcagcagcatcacgCCTGGACGTGGCCGGCCCCCTCAGACTCTCCCTGACACTTCGTCTCACGCATCCACTCCTTCGGCATTTGAACTCACCCAGGAACTTGCTTCACCGACCTTCCGGATCTCTCCATCGCGCCGGCATACATGATCACCTGCCGGCTAAATTGTCGGGCTTCCCCAGCACTCGTTCCATCCTTGTACTATTGCCTGTAACATCAGTGGGACAGCACACTTCATATCCACCGGTGCCGCAAACATGGACGCCTCGCTCTGCTTGACAGCCTTAAGCAGACTGTCCAGCATTCCCGTGTCCacgccatcgccatcgccacaCAGTGCGGCAGGACACTCGCATTCTGCATCTCCGACCAATTCGACAGATTCGCCTTGACGAGATTGTGACTATTGCGGCAAGTCTGACTACGGCGCTCTGCTCTAAGCGGCGACATTATACGCGCGAATAGTCCATAACTGCTGCTTCTCGTCGACTAGCCTCCATGTCACCACAAGATAGACCCACATTGTGAACATCTCATAACGCAAACGTCGGCTTCTCGGTCAAGGTCCGCCCATGTATAGAGATTCCGCAAGCACCCGCTTTCCTCGTCACGTCGCCCGCCTGAACGTCAACTGCCAGGCGGTCAATGTTAGCTGGATAAGTGTTATAAGCGCAGCTGCCAATCGTccaacttcttcttctccctccaaCATCAACGACCAAGATTCTTCTCGCCAGAAAGAAGACTTGCAATACAACAACACTCAAGACCAACGCTTAACATGAAGCTCATTACTCTGATCGCGGCCGTCGTCATCGGTCTCATCGCCCCAACTCTCGCGGTACTTCGACACCGTCCCTCTCCCACTTCTCCGTCCCCTTGCTGACGCAGACTTTGCCCAGTTGGACAACTGCCGCGACAACGGTGGCAATGATTATTGCATAGCCAACGCGGGGACCTGCTCGGAAGGCCGGACGCAGAAATGGTACAagactcctccttcttgccaGAAGGAATTTGTTTGCTGACTTTGTTGACCGCAGTGGACCCGACGGCGGTTGCTTTTGCTCTTGAACACGAGCGCTGGCATGGATGAGgcgttggcggcggcggcggcggatgTGTTGGGGGAAGGAAGTGCAAGGTTGGGGAAGGGATTGGAGGTTTTCGGTTGGAGGTTTTCGGTTGGAGGGAAGATGTTGCAATGATTTGGGTTGAGTTATTGGTTTTTGTCGTTATCTTGTTGTACACTACCCTATCTTTTCCGATCCGATCTAAGTATTCCTTCAAAGTACGCTGTTCTGTGAGCTCAGAGTCTGGCCGTGTCTGTCCCCTCTGAGCAGTGTTGCATGATGAGGTTGAAGACGGGATTGTTATGGCCCACAATCTCCAGTAAGTGGGCCTTATCGATAAGCGGCATTAGACTTTTTTGGCGCGTTTTTGTGAATCGCCAACCAATGGGAGCCACACAGCCACAGGGATCCGATTTGCAGATCAAGCGTAAAACTTGCCGGACCAGGGCACAATTGCCCACGCGACCTCGTATTTTTCAACGTCAGTCCGTCCAAATCCGAATTCACTTGCGTCAGGGCTGTCGTCTTTGCGGTCTGTATCGAAGCGGCATTGCGGGCAGACTGCCGGGCGCACGCAGTACAGCAAACTCGGAAAAGGACCAGGATCAGGGGGAAAACAGCACCAAGCCGGAGATGACGCGGACCACCTTGTACACCTTGTGCACCTCCTTTCTTGCAATCTAATCGGTAAGACACCACATTGGCCACTTTTGGAAACACGGCCACTCTGGGACACAAGTCATGCATACGTGATAGACAAGAGACGGACTTCATCTCTCTATCTCGGTGGCGTGTCCTCCATGTCGCCCCTGTCTCTTTCGGTGTTTTGCTTGTTATCCACGACTGCTTGCATCGATGAGGTACCGTTCCCGGGAACTGGAAAACTCATCGACAATCAAAGATGTCGCCCTCGAGGCTGATACAAATATTCGCCAGCACCGTGCTTTTCCTCACAGTCACATACTGGTTACTACGGCCGGATTCGTTCTCGAGGATAGGCTCATGGCATAGACCCACCGTTCCGCGGGAGAATCTCACACTGGAAGTCGAGATATTGAAGAAACTCGATGTGCCGGCCACCTTCACATATCAACGGCATTGCGTACGGACACGGGAGAAGCAAGGCCTGAAACGAGAGTCGCTCATCAATCTGCACCGTCCGCTCCTGAGCGATACGGCAGTGGACATCACCTTGGATGCGAAATTCGTTGCAAATCCCATCACAGAAGCCGTCTTCCCACCGTGCGAAGAGACGATTGACCTTGAAGTCCCCGAATTCTCCTCCCACGCGCATGCGAACACCAGCGCGCTCATGCTCGGTGTAGCAACCACACTCAAACGCATCGAAGCCAGCATCCCCGCCTTTTCTCGCTGGCtctccaacacctcctccCCACTCATCTGCCTGGTCGTTGATCAGACCAACCTGACCGACAAAGCCAATGAAACAGCTcgcatcctctccctcgccgcgGACCTCAACATCGACCTCGTTCTCGAGCCTTACCACCCGACCTTTGAATTCGACTCCGAAGGTCTGAAGAACTTTGGCCTCGCTCCCGTTCTCGACAAGCACCGCCGACCCAACACAAAATGGTACGGCCTCATCGACGATGACACTTTCTTTGTCTCTCTCCCACGCATGCTCGAAGCTCTGGAGCCCTACGATCCCACCAAACAACACTACATCGGCGCACTGACCGAAGGCCACTTCCGCGTTGCCAAAGAAGGTTTCAAAGCCTGGGGCGGCGCAGGCTTCTTCATCTCTCCTCCTTTGATGAAACTCCTCGCCGAACGAACCACCGAGTGTACGCATCTGGATAAATTCTTTGGCGATATTCTCTGGCGCGATTGTATCCTGCACGTCACTTCGCCGACCGTGCATCTTACGGAACTCCGCGGTCTGAACCAGATGGATCTGTGGATGGACATGTCGGGGTGGTACGAAGCGGGTTTCACTCCAATCCTCACAGTCCACCATTGGAAGTCATGGCACCAGTACCCCATCGTGCGAGGACATACTGTTGCGGATGTAGCGGGCCCAGACTCCTTCCTACAAAGGTACCTCTTCACGAACAATACAGTCTTCACAAATGCCTACAGCATTGTAAAGTATCCCAAGGGTCTGCCGGATCTAAATCTCGTGGAAGCCACCATGACGGAGGAGGTAAACCATAAGGATCCGCCGGATGTTCTGGAATTTCACCACAGTTTTGGCAGAACAAGACCGAAATTGAAGAAAGGCAAGGAGAAGATCTCTTGGACGTTTCAGTATGCCGTGATGGACGACGGCAGGGTACGGCAGTTTTATGTGAACAAGGGACATGGGAATGCTAAGAAGGGCTTTGGTATTGTGGAGGTGGACTGGACGCATGGCTGATGGGAAAGAACACTTTTTGTTTGCCTCATCTGAACGACTGTAAGCAGTAGCTTTTCGTTTGTGCATGTGCACGACTTGACGCCGCACAAAAGCAGGCGTACGGCAGGTTGCGTTACGTGCGTCTGTGTTGCGGAAGGCTGCAGCGTAAGACCACTTCTGGATCAGTTGTACGGGATTTGTGTACTTGGGACCACTTTTGGGGCATAGATTTTGGAGTTTTATACCACGGCAAATGAAGGGACTCTCGAGAGTGTTTTCGTGAACTCTGGAAGCTAGCATGAGAGGTGGAGCCGAAGGAAAAGGGGTCGAGCGGGAGCTCGAGGTTCAACGCCGCGTGGTGTCACTAGAGTGCCGCTTGCGCGTCTGAAGGGTGCACACTGTCTTCCCTGCTCTTACTATCGCTCAATATCTCACCATTTTAATTGCTGTCCCTTCTGTTATATCACCTTTCACATATACCTTGGTCAGCAGTGAGCTCACGCATACTACATGGCCACACCATGGAGATGAAAGGCTTCTCAATCAACGAAATGCCTTCAATACCCATAAATCGCAGGATGTCCCTGCTTGGGGCCGTCTTGATCTTGGGAACTCTATACGCAATCCTCCTACATTGGCCGCAAACGTCCTCGACGTCCTCCTTTACCGGCGCAtactcatcctcctcctcgtcctcctcatcctccaacgACAACAAGCCATCGTCATCGGACACCACAAAAACTGGCTGGACTTTCGTACCCGATCGCGATCGCAACGACCACTCCCTCACTTCCGAACAATGCTCCGCGGCATTCCCCGACCTCTACCGCGAAATCGACCGCTCTCGAGCATACTGGAAAGCACGGCAAGGCGAGGAAAAGTTGACGGACAAACAATGGGGTCTGGAGTGGAGCTCAGATGGAGGACTGCGGGTAATGATCTGGGAGCAGCAATTATACATCATCGAGTCCAGGGGTTTGAACCATTTCCTGCACTGGAAAGAGCGATCGCATGCGACGCTTCATAACCTTCAACGAGCGATCCTCGCTTCGAAAGAGCCGGTGCCGAACATCGAGTTCAGCATCAAGATCAATGACAATATCGCGTTGACGGATAAGCACCCAAATGCGACAGTGTGGAACTTCAACCGCGATGTCAACGACAAGGCAATGGAGCAAGTCTGGTTGATTCCCGACTTCAACTTCTGGGCATATCCGCGCGTGGCTGGGAGCTATGGCCACTACCAACGACAAGCCATGGACATGGGCAGCGACTACAATTCGAAGAAACCACAGCTCGTTTGGCGCGGCACAACAGATTTCAACCCGGAAATCCGGCTGAAATTGCTCGAAGCTGCGAAAGACAAGCCATGGTCGGCGGTGCACAAAGTCGCGGAAGATgtcaaggacgaggagaataTGAAATACCGCATCACCATGCCGGACCACTGCAAGTACAAATTCGCTGTACATACCGAAGGTACGACCTGGTCCGGACGACTGAAGTACCTCCTGAGCTGTCACTCCACCATTGTCGTCCATCCTCTGACGTTCACCACCCACCTCTACCACCTGCTCGAGTCAGACGGACCGAATCAAAATTTCGTCCAGGTGCGGAAGGACTGGTCCGACCTCCCAAAGACAATGGAGGCTCTGCTCGCGGATAACaccaaggcgaagaggatagCGGATAATGCGGCGGCGAAGTTTCGCGATCAGTACTTCACTCCGGCGGCGCAGACGTGCTATTTCCGGCAGTTGTTCAAGGTGTGGTCGGAGATGACGCCGGTGCCGGATCCGTACGAGCACGAGACGCTGGAGGATGGGAGCGTGCAGAAGACTTGGAGGGGGATGAGTTACGAGGAATATGTGTTCTATGATAAGGGTTACAACGATGAGCACTAGGTTTCCTGAGGTGTGTGTCTGCCAGCTCAGTGCCACTGGCTCTGGGTTCTGGAAAGCGGAGATTGATTGGCAGGCTCTCGCGTTCGACTACGCTGCCATGGGTCGTCGGGTCCTGGCGTATGGCACTGAGTTTCTTATCGACGAAGATAATGCTTACCGCGATGGGCATCAATCTCTGGCATGGCTAGATTCGAAGGATGAGCGTGTCTTCTTGGGAAACAGAAAGAGAAGGACATTCCGCTAGCACGCCGGCGATCTTTCGTGGAAAAGAAAGTCTGCATCGCCGGAGATTGTGAAGCAGGCAGCTGCCGGATGTTGACTGGATTGAAAGCCTGCAATGGGCTGAGACCATTGTAAACTTGACAAAGAGGCGCCGCTTTTGGCTTCTCTTGCGCGGCGGAATGTTGCCGCCGATTCACATTTGTATTTACTATACTTCCTGCCTACGAGCGAATTTGAGCGAGCGAGTTCTGCTTTGTCTGAGAACTCTGTCGGCCAGAAGCTGGATTTCGGACCGACATCGTGGTACAAAAATGTGGGCATAAGATGATCGAGAGACCAAGATCTTGTTATACACTACCTGTACCTTCGCAAGCCAAGACATTCATCTACAAACACACTCCACCCTTACATGTCCTCTCCACTTCACTTCTACACCTTACTAATgcctccatcctccctctcctcatGCACCACCTCCGCAGTCCCTTTCTCCCCGATCTCGCCATCACTTCCCTTactctcctcgtccttcacCACCGCTCCTCCAGCAGCACCCTCCAACCCCACCTCCGCATTTCCCATCCGATCACAAACCACCCGATACGCCGGCACGAAATTCACACAAATCGCATACGTCAGCggaacgaagaagaaggccagTGGGAccgccatcgccgtcgcGGTGCCGTTCACTTTGCCGTTAAGGTCGGCTGCTTTGCCAGTTAGGGGCGTCACTACGGCGCCCCCAGCGACACCAGCGATAATAAAACCAGAGCCGCGTTTGGAGTGGCGGCCGAGACCGCGCATGCCGAGAGCGACAATGGTGGGGAAGATTATGGACTCGAAGAACAGAGTCATGTAGAGCATTGCCATGCCGGTGTTGCCACGCTGGGTGATGGACGgagcgatgaagacgatgcaCCTGGCGTCGCGTTAGTATGGTCATGGGGATGAATGCGGATGATGTCAGTGTCACTCACATTGACATGTAGGCCAGGAAAACCCATCTCGGACGAACGAATTTCATAATTCCCACACCGGCGAAACGCCCAATGGCAAATGCTGCTTGGGCTCCGGCGAGGAATCGGGCGGCGGTGTCTGATCCTGTGTTGGCACGCGTCTCGTCGACGTAGTTGATGAACTTGAGCGAAAGCAGGTCAGTCGGGATGTGGGTCGCTTTGACATGGTGTGGGACATACGTAGGTAGCAACGGCGACTTGAGCGCCCGTGTAGCAGAACTGAGCGAACGCCGCGTGAAAGAGACGGTACTGCTGGCGAAAGGGCTTGTCCGACGCCGTATCTGCGCCCGCATCTTGTGTTTGAAATTCCATATCGGCATCCGTAATTTCTGGTATTGGCGAGCTACAGTCCGTGTGAGCAGAGCGTGGGGAATGCGGATCTAGAGCTGCCACTCACAAGTAGAAGACAATCGCCAGCAGGAATACGAAGACCGCGATGGCGAGATACACCCATTGCACTGTCTTCAACGAACCAGTGTCATCACCTGTATTCTTGAAGAAGACGTACGACCCCAGCACAGGCGCAATGACAGTTCCGATACCATTGAACGCCTGGCTCAGATTGATACGCATCTCAGCATACCTCGGCGGACCACAAACCGTAATGTACGGATTGGCTGCCGTTTCGAGGGAGCCGAGTCCATTcccgatgatgaagatggcaGCGCAGAAGCCTCCAAAGGATCGATGGAGGAGACATGGCCAGGCGATCAGGGCGCCGACGCCGTATAAGCAGAGGCCCCAGATGAAGACGACTTTGTAGCCGTAGTGTCGGAGTAGCCAGTTGGCGTGGCCGAGCGAGGCGAGAGGGTAGGCTCCAAAGTAAGCTGCTTGGAGGCCACTCGATCGGGCCCGTGTGATGTGTAGGGTGTTTTGAAAGTGCTTGTTCAAGGTATCGAGGAGTCTGAATGTTGTGTCAGGAAGTGTGCGGTGCGAGGATGGTCCTACATTACTACGTACCCGTAGGAGAAGCCCTGGGATCACGTTTAGTACTGCCGAGACTGACTTGTTTGGGAATCACCACATACCCATAGAAAGAACAAGATTGTGACCAGTGCAAGCGGATCTTGGGAGCCCGTGTTAGCGATGCAGGATGGAGAGTTCTCGGCAGACGGTCACTGACAGACGGATTGTCGTAGCGTCAATTGCGCAGCGTTCGTTCTTGTGCTATTGCTATTCCGCAGCACGTTCTTCTTGAAGACAGCCATGGTTGTCTACGGAATAGCAAGCACGGAAAGAGAGAGGATTCGGAATGTCAGAGAAAAGATTGGAGGATAGCTCGAGAGGTGAGATACCACCACTGCTCTAAGCGAAGGATGCCACCTCGCCGATTCCTCATCCGTTCAATCAGGTCAATTCATCGACGGGCATTAGGTTTGCTGGCGCTCATGTGGTCACAAGGTTTTTTACAAGGTTCCGACAAGGTTACAACCCCACAATGATACCCAAAGCTCGAACATCCTTCCACTCCATTCCCGCAATCCCCAAGTGCGGAGAAGCCAGTCGCTTCGCGGTCGGGTAAATATGCACCGAAGCTTCGTTCGGGTACTGTATGGCAGACATCCGGTTGAACGCATAGATCCATGCTGCGCGTGCGTGAAATGGCCTCGGAAGCTACGATCGCTTGCGGCAACACATGTGGCACTGATAAAGTTGTGTCTGTGTACATGTATACGCGAGCGTATCCAGCCTCATGAAGTCGAAAATTTTGCGACGATTTTGCTGAATCTTCCGCTTATTCCTTGGTATACCAGGTCCATACAGCGGCATCACACGGACACTGATCCGGCCTCCGCCGAAGGCATTATTCCAGCT
Coding sequences:
- a CDS encoding cystathionine gamma-lyase, encoding MTDSSIETPPRAPSPVHNFATLAVHAGSPHDPSTGAVIESISLSTTFAQTSVGKPVGAHEYVRSSNPNRENFETSIAALEKAKYALAFASGSATTATILLSLAAGSHVVSVSDVYGGTHRYFTKVASAHGVRVTFTPSIELDIESLITPDTKLVWIESPSNPTLSLTDIRAIADIAHRSGIKVVVDNTFMSPYVQNPLSHGADIVVHSVTKYINGHSDVLMGCAAFNSDEIHERLKFLQNAIGAVPSPFDCWLAHRGIKTLHLRAREASKNALAVATALEASAFVEAVNYPGLASHKQRKIAIKQHRDGLGGGMLSFRIKGGQEAANRFCEATQLFTLAESLGGVESLVEVPASMTHMGIPKEQREAAGVFDNLVRLSCGVEDAEDLVRDVQQALEKVVVGGQNGNGAANGNGNGHA